The sequence below is a genomic window from Barnesiella propionica.
ATAAAATTTGACGATGTAGAAGGATTCTATATTTTACCCGGAGGGGAAGAGGGGACCAAGCAGCTTTTTATGAATGATGACTTTAAAATGAATTTATTGAATCATTATAATCAGGGACGACATGTTGCTGCAATAGGAGAGGCTCCTGCTATCTTCGGCGATTTGGGAATGCTAAATGAAAAGAATGCAACAGCTTTACCCGCTTATATGCATTTTTTATCGGGTGCAACTTATACCGGATTACCGATCGAAATACAAGATAATGTAATAACAGGTAGGGGAGTCGCCGATTCTTTGAAATTTGCTGTGGGGATAGTTTCTATAGCAGCCGGAAAAGATGCAGCAGAGAAGGTTTCCAAAGAACTTTTGATGGTATTAGGA
It includes:
- a CDS encoding DJ-1/PfpI family protein yields the protein MKTSYLFLAKGFEEIEALAVVDVMRRAGAEIKMISMADGRDVTGEHGITVMADGLYKDIKFDDVEGFYILPGGEEGTKQLFMNDDFKMNLLNHYNQGRHVAAIGEAPAIFGDLGMLNEKNATALPAYMHFLSGATYTGLPIEIQDNVITGRGVADSLKFAVGIVSIAAGKDAAEKVSKELLMVLG